A section of the Mesorhizobium loti genome encodes:
- a CDS encoding CsbD family protein: MGSTSDKAAGLANQAVGKAKEGVGKAVGNDRLRAEGAAQEAKGKVQKAVGDAKSAVKDATNKTAAAINKNL; encoded by the coding sequence ATGGGAAGCACCAGTGACAAGGCCGCGGGTCTCGCCAATCAGGCTGTAGGCAAGGCCAAGGAAGGTGTCGGCAAGGCCGTCGGCAATGATCGCCTGCGCGCCGAAGGCGCGGCACAGGAAGCCAAGGGCAAGGTCCAGAAGGCTGTCGGCGACGCCAAGTCCGCCGTCAAGGACGCGACCAACAAGACCGCCGCCGCGATCAACAAGAATCTCTGA
- a CDS encoding FAD-dependent oxidoreductase, producing the protein MTSIEGVDIPLAEAPPAEVDVAIIGAGMAGTTLATLLGNAGRKVALIDPHRVHHDEFRAEKIGANQMRLFEKLGLDKMVMPLVTPFTDVDVFRLGQFFAREKKWEYAFSYGALINGLRDALPPQVPLTVGKVTEVSTGPDRQRLVLADGTVINARLLVVATGYSELVRRAIGVERIELSKAHSLSMGFDLAVAPRDCAYRAVTCYGKRASDRVAYLTVFPIGDRMRANMFVYRTVADQWTRDFRADPQKMLCELMPEISAQCGNFEVASPVEVRQVNLTTTQGHRRDGVVFIGDAFVTTCPTPGVGIGRVMIDVDQLHSVHIPRWLETPGMAADKIGAFYDDPVKVASDEEGMRVSIYAKRITTETGLEWRARRLRNNTARRLMIIGRKVRHLGPRRAPGMA; encoded by the coding sequence ATGACTAGCATAGAGGGCGTCGACATACCCCTCGCCGAGGCTCCCCCGGCCGAAGTCGACGTAGCGATCATTGGGGCCGGAATGGCCGGCACCACCCTGGCAACGCTGTTGGGAAACGCCGGCCGCAAGGTGGCGCTGATCGATCCGCACCGCGTCCATCACGACGAGTTCCGGGCCGAGAAGATCGGCGCGAACCAAATGCGGCTGTTCGAGAAGCTCGGTCTCGACAAGATGGTCATGCCTCTCGTCACCCCGTTTACCGACGTCGATGTCTTCCGCCTCGGCCAGTTCTTCGCCCGTGAAAAGAAGTGGGAATACGCATTTTCCTACGGCGCGCTGATCAACGGCCTGCGCGACGCCTTGCCGCCACAGGTGCCACTGACGGTCGGCAAGGTAACCGAGGTCTCGACCGGGCCGGACCGGCAGCGGCTGGTGCTGGCCGACGGTACCGTCATCAATGCCCGCCTGCTGGTGGTGGCCACCGGCTACAGCGAATTGGTGCGGCGCGCCATCGGCGTCGAGCGCATCGAATTGTCGAAGGCGCATTCGCTCTCGATGGGATTCGATCTCGCGGTCGCGCCGCGTGACTGCGCCTATCGCGCCGTCACCTGCTATGGCAAGCGGGCCTCCGACCGCGTCGCCTATCTCACCGTTTTTCCCATCGGCGACAGGATGCGGGCCAACATGTTCGTCTATCGCACCGTCGCCGACCAGTGGACGCGGGATTTCCGCGCCGATCCGCAAAAGATGCTCTGCGAGCTGATGCCCGAAATATCAGCGCAGTGCGGCAATTTCGAAGTGGCGAGCCCCGTCGAGGTCAGACAGGTCAATCTGACCACGACGCAAGGCCATCGCCGCGATGGGGTCGTCTTCATTGGCGATGCCTTCGTGACGACATGCCCGACGCCGGGCGTCGGCATCGGGCGGGTCATGATCGATGTCGATCAGCTCCATTCGGTTCACATTCCGCGCTGGCTGGAAACGCCAGGCATGGCGGCTGACAAGATCGGCGCTTTTTATGACGACCCGGTCAAGGTGGCTTCGGATGAGGAAGGTATGCGGGTGAGCATCTACGCCAAGCGGATCACCACCGAAACAGGGCTGGAATGGCGCGCGCGGCGCCTGCGCAACAACACGGCGCGCCGGCTGATGATCATCGGCCGCAAGGTGCGCCATCTGGGACCAAGGCGGGCGCCCGGCATGGCGTGA
- a CDS encoding hydroxyacid dehydrogenase, which translates to MSNKDLPLVISAPEPRTLELIFTPPQLARFRAKYRVVETTADGVAGLPADVLARARYIVGQPPIAPGTLDAMQALRCVFNVESNLLDNMPYETLFARGIHVVTTGLVFADPVAELGLAMALNLARGIVDADLAFRQGKELWGGDGNLTARLLSGADVGIVGFGDLGRALNRLLSGFRTRTRVFDPWLPPSILIDNGVEPASLDEVLSRSDFVFVVASVTSENQGFLGADAFAKMRKGAAFILLSRAGVVDFPALMAAVKSGHIVAASDVFPEEPLAPDHPVRTLPGFLRSAHRAGALDIAFKRMGDMVLEDMDLIDRGLPPLRSKRAERETVSRMRSKPVDRN; encoded by the coding sequence ATGTCGAACAAGGATTTGCCGCTGGTGATCAGCGCGCCGGAACCACGCACGCTCGAGCTGATCTTCACGCCGCCGCAGCTGGCGCGCTTCAGGGCGAAATACCGCGTCGTCGAAACCACGGCCGATGGCGTCGCCGGGCTGCCGGCCGATGTGCTGGCGCGGGCCCGCTACATCGTCGGCCAGCCGCCGATCGCGCCCGGAACGCTGGACGCCATGCAGGCGCTGCGCTGCGTCTTCAACGTCGAGAGCAACCTCCTCGACAACATGCCTTACGAGACGCTGTTCGCGCGCGGCATCCATGTCGTCACCACCGGCCTCGTCTTCGCCGATCCGGTGGCCGAGCTTGGCCTTGCCATGGCGCTGAACCTTGCCCGCGGCATCGTCGATGCCGACCTCGCCTTCCGGCAAGGCAAGGAGTTGTGGGGCGGCGACGGCAATTTGACGGCGCGGCTTTTGTCGGGCGCCGATGTCGGCATCGTCGGCTTCGGCGATCTCGGCCGCGCGCTGAACCGCCTGCTGTCGGGCTTTCGTACCCGCACCCGGGTCTTCGACCCCTGGCTGCCGCCATCGATCCTGATCGACAATGGCGTCGAGCCGGCCTCGCTCGACGAGGTGCTGTCGCGCAGTGACTTCGTCTTCGTCGTCGCCTCGGTGACCTCCGAGAACCAGGGCTTTCTCGGTGCCGATGCCTTTGCCAAAATGCGCAAGGGCGCCGCCTTCATCCTGCTCAGCCGCGCCGGGGTGGTCGACTTCCCGGCCCTGATGGCGGCGGTGAAAAGCGGCCATATCGTCGCCGCCAGCGATGTCTTTCCGGAAGAACCGCTGGCGCCGGACCATCCCGTGCGCACCCTGCCCGGCTTCCTGCGCTCGGCCCACCGCGCCGGCGCGCTCGACATCGCCTTCAAGCGCATGGGCGACATGGTGCTGGAGGACATGGACCTGATCGACCGCGGCCTGCCGCCGCTGCGCTCCAAGCGGGCCGAGCGCGAGACGGTGTCGAGGATGCGCTCGAAGCCGGTGGACAGGAACTGA
- a CDS encoding glucosamine inositolphosphorylceramide transferase family protein, with protein sequence MRVSLRLDGERVRAFHLLLLRRLAELAPVEVSVDARPAGGGIPGSATALFQLETAIHGLPADGLAKRLPLSALAPYRTQPPASPDLVIDLCGDVHLEGTRVWRVTYDGAAGEAALLALILDGRTPIARIEENGAAVAEGRLGTEYGGIALASFQDMLARTASLIVAAMPPSAMNGTARTVPVLPEPAQAGASPRIPSTTRLGIRAGKALARRIVQKIYHLCYNAPHWKVGWRQTDGRDLFDLRAHPATGWQVLPDDGSRFYADPFPILHQGQVTLFVEDYIHRLGKAIISAVPFGPSGPIGRPEPVLDLPYHLSYPFVFERDGEVWMVPESCANRTVDLYRATAFPGGWVKEATLLSDIVASDATLVEHGGRWWLFATVRDGGGAFSDALHLWSAPDFRGPWAPHPRNPVLVDIASARPAGRMVKRGNDLLRPVQDCRRSYGAALGIARVAHLDVNGMEQVVETILTPGALWNGRKLHTLNEAGGLEFIDGSAIAPRWKQERRPPLT encoded by the coding sequence ATGCGGGTGAGCCTGCGCCTGGACGGCGAGCGCGTCCGTGCTTTTCACCTGCTGCTCCTGCGGCGTCTGGCCGAGCTGGCCCCTGTCGAGGTTTCCGTCGACGCCAGGCCGGCCGGGGGCGGCATTCCAGGCAGCGCCACGGCGCTGTTTCAGCTTGAGACGGCCATCCATGGCCTGCCGGCGGACGGGCTGGCCAAGCGCCTGCCGCTTTCGGCTTTGGCGCCCTATCGGACGCAGCCGCCCGCCTCCCCCGACCTGGTGATCGACCTCTGCGGCGACGTCCACCTGGAAGGAACGCGGGTCTGGCGCGTGACCTATGACGGCGCCGCCGGCGAAGCGGCCCTGCTGGCGCTGATCCTCGACGGCCGCACGCCCATCGCCCGCATCGAGGAGAACGGCGCCGCCGTCGCCGAAGGACGCCTGGGCACCGAATATGGCGGCATCGCGCTTGCCTCGTTCCAGGACATGCTGGCGCGCACGGCAAGCCTGATCGTCGCGGCGATGCCCCCCTCGGCAATGAATGGCACGGCGCGCACCGTGCCCGTCCTGCCTGAGCCGGCGCAGGCCGGGGCCTCACCACGGATACCCTCCACCACCAGGCTTGGCATCAGGGCGGGCAAGGCGCTGGCGCGGCGCATTGTCCAGAAGATCTATCACCTCTGCTACAATGCCCCGCACTGGAAGGTCGGCTGGCGCCAGACCGACGGCCGCGACCTGTTCGACCTGCGCGCCCATCCGGCAACGGGCTGGCAGGTGCTGCCCGACGACGGCAGCCGCTTCTACGCCGATCCGTTTCCGATCCTCCATCAGGGACAGGTAACCCTGTTCGTCGAGGATTATATCCACCGCCTCGGCAAGGCCATCATCTCCGCCGTGCCGTTTGGCCCATCGGGGCCGATCGGACGTCCCGAGCCGGTGCTCGACCTGCCCTACCACCTCTCCTACCCCTTCGTCTTCGAGCGCGACGGCGAGGTCTGGATGGTGCCGGAAAGCTGCGCCAACCGCACGGTCGACCTCTACCGCGCCACCGCCTTCCCCGGCGGCTGGGTCAAGGAAGCGACGCTCCTGTCCGATATCGTCGCCAGCGACGCCACGCTGGTCGAGCATGGCGGCCGCTGGTGGCTGTTCGCCACCGTCCGCGACGGCGGCGGCGCCTTCTCCGATGCGCTCCATCTGTGGTCGGCGCCGGACTTTCGCGGGCCGTGGGCGCCGCACCCCAGGAATCCCGTACTGGTCGACATCGCCTCGGCGCGCCCGGCCGGCCGCATGGTCAAGCGCGGCAACGACCTGCTGCGCCCGGTGCAGGATTGCCGCAGGAGCTACGGCGCGGCCCTCGGCATCGCACGCGTCGCTCACCTTGATGTGAACGGCATGGAGCAGGTTGTCGAGACCATCTTAACCCCAGGCGCGCTATGGAATGGGCGCAAGCTGCACACGCTCAACGAGGCGGGCGGCCTGGAATTCATCGATGGCTCGGCGATCGCGCCGCGCTGGAAACAGGAGAGGCGCCCACCATTAACCTAA
- a CDS encoding low affinity iron permease family protein: MEKTFNRMAGAVARAAGRPSAFALCLASVLIWAATGPVFHYSETWQLIINTGTTIITFLMVFLIQNTQNRDGAAIQAKLDELIRSGMGKNDFIGIEHLTEREVEEFRSACERAKTAKAERG, translated from the coding sequence ATGGAAAAAACGTTCAACCGCATGGCCGGCGCGGTCGCCCGGGCCGCCGGCAGACCTTCGGCCTTCGCCCTCTGCCTGGCATCGGTGTTGATCTGGGCGGCGACCGGTCCGGTCTTCCACTATTCCGAGACCTGGCAGCTCATCATCAACACCGGAACCACGATCATCACGTTCCTGATGGTCTTTCTCATCCAGAACACCCAGAACCGGGATGGCGCGGCCATCCAGGCCAAGCTGGACGAACTCATACGGTCCGGTATGGGCAAGAATGACTTTATCGGGATCGAGCATCTCACGGAGCGGGAGGTGGAGGAATTTCGCTCCGCCTGCGAGCGGGCCAAGACGGCAAAGGCGGAAAGGGGCTAG
- a CDS encoding LacI family DNA-binding transcriptional regulator produces the protein MASRAGVSAATVSKVVAGVTTVKPENAQRVLDAVEQLGFRLDPLASEGDRSGSARL, from the coding sequence GTGGCGAGCCGCGCCGGCGTGTCGGCCGCCACCGTCTCCAAGGTCGTGGCCGGCGTCACCACGGTAAAGCCCGAGAACGCGCAACGCGTCCTTGATGCCGTCGAGCAATTGGGCTTCCGCCTGGATCCGCTGGCCTCCGAGGGAGATCGTTCAGGCAGTGCGAGGTTGTGA
- a CDS encoding GumC family protein has translation MQSSLLSLPQQHAPEVTQYAPEPAPTASYASSTVELGDLKRILVRRRFLILATAALLTLVTLLYGLFTPALYSSVAEIIIDPQDLQVVTNDVNPSRVPPDGGITMVESQVSVVQSTGVLLRAIEATNLTEDPEFNGQGGLVGRLLGGLLGSGSAETDRTGKTLDALRGRLAVKRADKVLVLDVIVTAKSPDKAAKLANAIAQAYLADQASARAKMATDASDSITARLDEQRKRVQQAENAVEAYKSAHNMVMAAGNLVSDQELTEINTQLSAAQSRTATLKAQVDQLRRSGGAPDATSEAMRSSVISSLRAQEATLVDQVSQLGTELGPRHPSMIAAQQQLRDTRALIARELGRISAAAETDYERALANQQALEAKVAGMKSKSLDTDQASVKLRELQRDLEAVRSVYATYLQRAQETREQINVDSTNARIISQAMPALKKSWPPLPLLLFGALFGGLGLGTALALIAEYSSPTVLSSAQMQSAIDAPVFGVLPAKSARRRWWPFGGAAASAGQKTDAVAGLALRRLFASSRRPPNWPLVPSILLTSPPEDAAQRGRVARLLANAAAARGSRVLFIDTNNAGGGKKEPQPGLLDVLRGEYAFDALSQYTAGSNVAVLGRGRQKAVFSEAQGVYFTQQMLAQAGRNFDLVVVDGGALADNLNASPLVAMVDEIVMVATLNSTPMRDVTTASQAISVMGRLPTGALLVDEAA, from the coding sequence TTGCAATCATCCCTGCTCTCGTTGCCGCAACAACACGCTCCAGAGGTGACGCAATACGCCCCGGAGCCGGCGCCGACGGCGTCCTATGCATCCTCGACAGTCGAGCTGGGTGACCTGAAGCGCATATTGGTGCGCCGCCGTTTCCTGATCCTCGCCACCGCCGCGCTGCTGACCCTTGTGACGCTGCTCTACGGCCTGTTCACGCCGGCGCTCTACAGTTCGGTGGCCGAGATCATCATCGATCCGCAAGACCTGCAGGTGGTCACCAACGACGTCAATCCAAGCCGCGTTCCGCCCGATGGCGGCATCACCATGGTGGAAAGCCAGGTCAGCGTCGTCCAGTCGACGGGCGTGCTGCTCAGGGCCATCGAGGCAACCAACCTGACCGAGGATCCGGAATTCAACGGGCAGGGCGGGTTGGTGGGCCGTTTGCTTGGCGGCTTGCTGGGTTCGGGGTCGGCCGAAACCGACAGGACCGGAAAGACGCTCGATGCGCTGCGCGGGCGGCTGGCGGTGAAGCGGGCCGACAAGGTGCTGGTCCTTGATGTGATCGTCACCGCCAAGAGCCCCGACAAGGCCGCGAAGCTCGCCAATGCCATCGCGCAGGCCTACCTCGCCGACCAGGCGAGCGCGCGCGCGAAGATGGCCACCGACGCTTCCGATTCCATCACCGCGCGGCTGGACGAACAGCGCAAGCGCGTCCAGCAGGCCGAGAACGCGGTGGAGGCCTACAAATCCGCCCACAACATGGTGATGGCGGCGGGCAACCTGGTCAGCGACCAGGAGCTGACCGAGATCAACACGCAGCTTTCCGCCGCGCAGAGCCGTACCGCGACGCTGAAGGCGCAGGTCGACCAGCTGCGCCGGTCCGGCGGCGCGCCGGACGCGACCTCGGAAGCGATGCGTTCGTCGGTGATATCGAGCCTGCGGGCGCAGGAGGCGACGCTTGTCGACCAGGTCTCGCAGCTTGGCACCGAACTCGGGCCGCGCCACCCCTCGATGATCGCCGCGCAGCAGCAGCTGCGCGACACGCGCGCCCTCATCGCGCGCGAACTCGGCCGCATCAGTGCGGCCGCCGAGACCGACTACGAGCGGGCGCTGGCCAACCAGCAGGCGCTGGAAGCCAAGGTCGCCGGCATGAAGAGCAAGTCGCTCGACACCGACCAGGCCTCGGTCAAGCTGCGCGAATTGCAGCGCGACCTCGAGGCGGTGCGCTCGGTCTACGCCACCTATCTGCAGCGGGCGCAGGAAACGCGCGAGCAGATCAATGTCGACAGCACCAATGCGCGCATCATCTCGCAGGCCATGCCTGCCTTGAAGAAGAGCTGGCCGCCGCTGCCGCTGCTGCTTTTCGGTGCCCTCTTCGGCGGGCTGGGGCTGGGCACCGCGCTGGCGCTGATCGCGGAATATTCCTCGCCGACGGTGCTTTCCAGCGCGCAGATGCAGTCGGCTATCGACGCGCCGGTGTTTGGCGTTCTGCCGGCGAAATCGGCGCGCCGCCGCTGGTGGCCTTTCGGCGGCGCCGCCGCCTCGGCCGGGCAGAAGACGGATGCGGTCGCGGGCCTGGCGCTGCGGCGCCTGTTCGCCTCCAGCCGGCGTCCGCCGAACTGGCCGCTGGTGCCGTCCATCCTGCTGACATCGCCGCCCGAGGACGCCGCGCAGCGGGGCAGGGTGGCGCGCCTGCTCGCCAATGCGGCGGCGGCCAGGGGTAGCCGTGTCCTGTTCATCGACACCAACAATGCCGGCGGCGGCAAGAAGGAGCCGCAACCCGGTCTCCTCGACGTTCTGCGCGGCGAATATGCCTTCGATGCGTTGAGCCAGTACACGGCCGGCAGCAATGTCGCGGTGCTGGGCAGGGGTCGGCAAAAGGCCGTCTTTTCCGAGGCGCAGGGCGTCTACTTCACGCAGCAGATGCTGGCGCAGGCGGGCCGCAATTTCGACCTCGTCGTCGTCGACGGCGGCGCGCTGGCCGACAATCTCAACGCCTCGCCTCTGGTCGCCATGGTCGACGAGATCGTGATGGTCGCGACGCTCAACTCGACGCCGATGCGCGATGTCACGACGGCCTCGCAGGCCATTTCCGTCATGGGGCGGCTGCCGACCGGCGCCTTGCTGGTCGACGAGGCGGCCTGA
- a CDS encoding GntR family transcriptional regulator — MLSSFDYGGKEADTVHALEEDIIFGRLAPGTRLVEDVLLARFPVSRHSIRQALYQLERLGIVTRERNKGAMVRRLSPEEVRQIYEVREMLQRQAALMIPLPASDALIAELTEIHRIYSGHVDAGHLRGIHETNDRFHLTMFSACGNAYLVSSIEHYMRLSLPVRANSLADREKLDISRQHHLMMIEALKRRDNWVLAQLCVDHLQPSKAFYLQEIEAAPAGSDAG, encoded by the coding sequence ATGCTCAGCAGTTTCGACTATGGCGGCAAGGAAGCCGACACCGTGCACGCGCTGGAGGAGGACATCATCTTCGGCCGGCTGGCGCCCGGCACGCGCCTGGTCGAGGATGTGCTCCTGGCGCGCTTCCCGGTTTCGCGCCACTCGATCCGCCAGGCGCTCTACCAGTTGGAGAGGCTGGGCATCGTCACGCGCGAGCGTAACAAGGGCGCCATGGTGCGCCGGCTCTCACCCGAGGAGGTGCGGCAGATCTATGAAGTGCGCGAAATGCTGCAGCGCCAGGCGGCACTGATGATCCCCCTGCCGGCCAGCGACGCGCTGATTGCCGAACTGACCGAGATCCACCGCATCTACAGCGGCCATGTCGACGCAGGCCACCTCAGGGGCATCCACGAGACCAATGACCGTTTCCACCTCACCATGTTCTCGGCCTGCGGCAACGCCTATCTCGTCTCGTCGATCGAACATTACATGCGCCTCAGCCTGCCGGTGCGGGCCAACTCGCTGGCCGACCGGGAAAAACTCGACATCTCCCGGCAACACCACTTGATGATGATCGAGGCGCTGAAGCGCAGGGACAATTGGGTGCTGGCGCAGCTCTGCGTCGACCATCTGCAGCCGAGCAAGGCGTTCTATCTCCAGGAGATCGAAGCGGCACCGGCGGGCAGCGACGCCGGCTAG
- a CDS encoding low affinity iron permease family protein has protein sequence MDKPLYALAEFFSKPPGFYVMLAAALVCALLTSATLGTYIISISAMCLTGVVLIQNYRDTSAMQAKLNEIIVALDAARNEVVGLEHASPAAIDAELKDIENRASAASSREVQGG, from the coding sequence GTGGACAAACCTCTCTATGCCCTCGCCGAGTTCTTCTCCAAGCCGCCGGGCTTCTACGTGATGCTGGCCGCCGCCCTTGTCTGCGCGCTGCTCACCAGCGCCACGCTCGGAACCTACATCATATCGATTTCAGCGATGTGCCTGACAGGCGTGGTCCTGATCCAGAACTACCGAGACACCTCGGCCATGCAGGCGAAACTCAACGAGATAATCGTCGCCCTGGACGCCGCCCGCAACGAGGTGGTGGGGCTTGAACATGCTTCGCCCGCGGCCATCGACGCAGAGCTGAAAGACATAGAGAACAGGGCCTCGGCCGCGTCCTCACGCGAGGTTCAAGGAGGCTAG
- a CDS encoding catalase, which produces MAKQTSRPAGTAATIHDQKPQRGEGGELHQTASGSTPVLTTAQGGPVSDDQNSLKIGARGPTVLEDFHFREKIFHFDHERIPERVVHARGYGAHGYFETYESLAKYTRADIFQRAGEKTPAFVRFSTVAGNKGSADLARDVRGFAVKLYTREGNWDIVGNNIPVFFIQDAIKFPDLIHAAKAEPNSDFPQAQTAHDNFWDFISLTPESMHMIMWVMSDRAIPRSLRFMEGFGVHTFRLLNAKDESTFVKFLWKPKLGLQSVAWNEAVKINGADPDFHRRDLWDAIHAGNFPEWELQLQLFDQAFADSFDFDILDPTKLIPEEVLPPIAVGRLVLDRMPDNFFAETEQVAFMTQNVPPGVDFSNDPLLQGRNFSYLDTQIKRLGSTNFTHIPINAPKCPFHNFQQDGHMAMRNPVGRANYQPNSWDEGPRESPQKGFRSFAEVEAGPKARLRSETFADHYSQARQFYISQDPVEQGHIAAALTFELSKVQTPVIRERVVSHLLNIDDGLAGKVADALGLKAMPKPADAAVPTRGDLPASDALSILKNGPGRFEGRKLGILVTEGTDAGLLNALKQALTKAGAKFEIIAPKVGGAKASDGGWIDAQQMIAGAPSVLYDAIALLPAKPAMADLLKESTARDFVADAFAHCKFIGFVEAAAPLLEKAGVAEDEAVIPLASAKDVAGFVASLGDLRLWAREPKVKLG; this is translated from the coding sequence ATGGCCAAGCAAACATCCAGGCCGGCCGGAACGGCCGCGACCATTCACGATCAGAAACCGCAGCGCGGCGAAGGCGGCGAACTGCACCAGACCGCATCCGGCTCGACGCCGGTGCTGACCACCGCGCAAGGCGGGCCGGTTTCGGACGACCAGAACTCGCTCAAGATCGGCGCCCGTGGCCCGACGGTGCTGGAAGACTTCCATTTCCGCGAAAAGATATTCCATTTCGATCACGAGCGCATTCCCGAGCGCGTCGTCCATGCGCGCGGCTATGGCGCCCACGGTTATTTCGAAACCTATGAATCCCTGGCCAAATACACCCGCGCCGACATCTTCCAGCGCGCCGGCGAGAAGACACCGGCTTTCGTGCGCTTCTCCACGGTCGCCGGCAACAAGGGTTCGGCCGACCTTGCCCGCGACGTGCGCGGCTTCGCCGTCAAGCTCTACACGCGGGAAGGCAACTGGGACATTGTCGGCAACAACATACCGGTGTTCTTCATCCAGGACGCGATCAAGTTTCCCGACCTGATCCACGCCGCGAAGGCCGAACCCAACAGCGATTTCCCGCAGGCGCAGACGGCGCACGACAATTTCTGGGACTTCATCTCGCTCACGCCTGAAAGCATGCACATGATCATGTGGGTGATGTCCGACCGCGCCATCCCGCGCTCGCTGCGCTTCATGGAAGGCTTCGGCGTCCACACCTTCAGGCTGCTCAACGCCAAGGATGAATCGACCTTCGTGAAATTCCTCTGGAAGCCGAAGCTCGGCCTCCAGTCGGTCGCCTGGAACGAGGCGGTCAAGATCAACGGCGCCGACCCCGACTTCCATCGCCGCGACCTGTGGGACGCCATCCATGCCGGCAATTTCCCGGAATGGGAACTGCAGCTGCAGCTCTTCGACCAGGCGTTCGCCGACAGTTTCGACTTCGACATCCTCGATCCGACGAAACTCATTCCCGAGGAGGTGCTGCCGCCGATCGCGGTCGGCCGCCTGGTGCTCGATCGCATGCCCGACAATTTCTTCGCCGAGACCGAGCAGGTCGCTTTCATGACGCAGAACGTGCCGCCCGGCGTCGATTTCTCCAACGATCCATTGTTGCAGGGCCGGAATTTCTCCTATCTCGACACGCAGATCAAACGGCTGGGCAGCACCAATTTCACCCACATCCCGATCAACGCGCCGAAATGCCCCTTCCACAATTTCCAGCAGGACGGCCACATGGCGATGCGCAACCCGGTCGGGCGCGCCAACTACCAGCCCAACTCATGGGATGAAGGCCCGCGCGAATCCCCGCAAAAGGGTTTCCGTTCCTTTGCCGAGGTCGAAGCCGGACCGAAGGCACGGCTGCGGTCGGAAACCTTCGCCGACCATTACAGCCAGGCGCGCCAGTTCTACATCAGCCAGGACCCCGTGGAGCAAGGCCATATCGCCGCCGCACTGACCTTCGAACTGAGCAAGGTGCAGACGCCTGTCATCCGCGAGCGCGTCGTTTCCCACCTTCTCAACATCGATGACGGCCTGGCCGGCAAGGTGGCGGATGCGCTCGGCTTGAAAGCCATGCCGAAGCCCGCCGACGCGGCGGTGCCGACGCGCGGGGATCTTCCCGCCTCGGACGCGCTCAGCATCCTCAAGAACGGCCCCGGCCGTTTCGAAGGCCGCAAGCTCGGCATCCTGGTGACCGAGGGAACGGATGCCGGTTTGCTGAATGCCTTGAAGCAGGCGCTGACCAAGGCCGGCGCCAAGTTCGAGATCATCGCGCCGAAGGTCGGCGGCGCCAAGGCGAGCGACGGCGGCTGGATCGACGCGCAGCAGATGATCGCGGGCGCACCGTCGGTTCTTTACGACGCCATCGCGCTCCTTCCGGCAAAACCCGCAATGGCCGACCTGTTGAAGGAATCGACCGCCCGCGACTTTGTCGCCGACGCCTTCGCGCACTGCAAGTTCATCGGCTTCGTCGAAGCGGCGGCACCTCTGCTGGAGAAGGCGGGCGTAGCCGAGGACGAGGCGGTGATCCCGCTTGCATCGGCCAAGGACGTCGCGGGCTTCGTCGCCAGTCTCGGCGACCTGCGCTTGTGGGCGCGCGAACCCAAGGTGAAGCTGGGCTGA
- a CDS encoding helix-turn-helix domain-containing protein, with translation MPIRRNLAENLRRLSSSHASVAAVCRGLNMNRTQFDRYLQGKSVPNRATAKLICDYFRIDEDELYRAPEAPEPADAGLSPIHRMLYENMVRGPSPALAGGTYFTYFAVPDRPDLVMQSVTFVRREAERVTFRRVTRWAEGHRQGGARVPGWHYGVAVSRLNWIYFAGINRRQTREPSIVAVQWAPYSEPVLVGNAFVLTGAGPLCVKVIMRQEVRGISLRQALRMSGVVSLDDPRLDQLVASLAREG, from the coding sequence GTGCCAATCCGCAGGAATCTTGCCGAGAATCTCCGACGGCTGTCGAGCAGCCATGCGTCGGTGGCCGCCGTATGCCGCGGGCTGAACATGAACCGCACCCAGTTCGACCGCTATTTACAGGGCAAGAGCGTGCCCAACCGGGCGACGGCCAAGCTGATCTGTGACTATTTCCGGATCGACGAGGATGAATTGTACCGCGCGCCGGAAGCGCCCGAGCCAGCGGACGCGGGCCTGTCACCAATCCACCGGATGCTTTACGAGAACATGGTGCGCGGCCCGTCCCCCGCCCTCGCCGGCGGCACCTATTTCACCTATTTCGCGGTTCCGGACCGCCCCGACCTTGTGATGCAGTCGGTCACCTTCGTGCGGCGCGAGGCCGAGCGCGTGACCTTCAGGCGCGTGACCCGATGGGCCGAAGGCCATCGCCAGGGTGGAGCGCGGGTGCCGGGCTGGCACTATGGCGTGGCGGTGTCGCGGCTGAACTGGATTTATTTCGCCGGCATCAACCGCCGCCAGACACGCGAACCGTCGATCGTGGCCGTGCAATGGGCGCCTTACTCGGAGCCGGTTCTGGTCGGCAACGCCTTCGTCCTGACCGGAGCTGGACCGCTCTGCGTAAAGGTCATCATGCGCCAGGAGGTCCGCGGGATCAGCCTTCGGCAGGCGCTGCGCATGTCCGGCGTCGTCAGCCTCGACGACCCGCGCCTCGACCAGCTCGTGGCAAGCCTTGCGCGCGAGGGCTAG